In the Palaeococcus pacificus DY20341 genome, one interval contains:
- a CDS encoding type I restriction endonuclease subunit R — MPAQTPEYSQCEKPTIERLTSKGWHYKRGIEVLENEKEPLLTSRLKRALMRINNISEDEANEVINILKITPSGVEGSRKMLHYIKEGVPLKDKEDNTIKTVQLIDYENLNNNEFLVANQVGYPFKTKIPDIVLYINGIPLVIIECKRLKKSWKKAYKQIKGYEKEMPELFKYVQFGVGIGDRVVYFPIVPWLKDVPVYEWKGESFDDLDNLAELLTPSTILDILRYFIFYRENKGVFTKVLPRYMQYRAVGKVVERAVSYAKGEIKRNKGLIWHWQGSGKTLTMIFSAYKIKRLLGNPTIFFVVDRRELEEQLAGELKAVGLSFEVISSIKGLKEVLMHSDGKRGIFITLIHKFREEELREVKEALEKVSKRRKTIMNRRDVIAFIDEGHRTQYGELASTMRTILKNASFFAFTGTPISKKERDTYATFGYDDEPYLDRYFIIDSIADGFTVKIAYQARLEERVHLKKDYLEAFLSSKLEEIPEEYRGRVKEELRKKLDMIKLLLKNPKRIDVIAEDIARHYQENVNPFKAMVVAVDREACVLYKRALDNILPKEYSEVVMTFNQNDPEIVEKYHDELKERFQNKSDEEIREEIVTAFKNKEHPKILIVTEMLLTGFDAPILQTMYLDKPLKEHRLLQAIARTNRPFFKNGENIKAFGLIVDYVGVFKDLKKALEIYDERDIKGVAYDVDKIKKELRSKINEAMKFFEGVVVSDDREVIMEAVKLLFQNNTWEEFQKLYKEIRYYYKLLKEDRWEFRDTFSWLTEVYYAYNSKINGLDPEIEQKMDEFLSEALKFIHETVDVGRIKSEFPIIELDEEFLKKVMKKTHKERAFYDLLFAVRHYINTHKGPITEDLVEQVESIIDRWKKRKEDIERLYEEILGVAQTIQEREKERKALNLSELEYSLVTVLKRHVRSDTQKLIGDIKDLLKETERFRFSRWQEKADVVSDVSRATMLFLVRRYQGRIDNIIKARDEVLEVLKRWS, encoded by the coding sequence ATGCCCGCTCAAACTCCCGAATACTCTCAATGTGAAAAACCCACAATCGAAAGGCTCACCTCTAAGGGCTGGCATTACAAACGAGGAATCGAAGTCCTTGAAAATGAAAAAGAGCCCCTCTTAACTTCTCGATTAAAGCGTGCTCTAATGAGGATAAACAACATCAGCGAAGATGAAGCCAATGAAGTTATTAATATCCTAAAAATCACTCCTTCAGGAGTCGAAGGGTCAAGAAAAATGCTCCACTACATAAAAGAAGGCGTTCCCCTAAAGGACAAAGAGGACAACACCATAAAAACCGTCCAGCTAATAGATTACGAAAACCTCAATAACAACGAGTTTTTGGTTGCTAACCAAGTAGGATATCCATTTAAAACAAAAATTCCAGACATTGTTCTCTACATCAATGGAATCCCTCTCGTGATAATTGAGTGTAAGCGGTTAAAGAAGAGCTGGAAAAAAGCTTACAAGCAGATTAAGGGCTATGAAAAAGAGATGCCTGAGCTTTTCAAGTACGTCCAGTTTGGCGTTGGGATTGGTGATAGGGTGGTTTATTTCCCCATTGTTCCATGGCTCAAAGATGTGCCGGTCTACGAGTGGAAAGGAGAAAGCTTTGACGACCTCGACAACCTTGCCGAGCTCCTAACTCCTTCAACTATCCTCGACATTTTGAGATACTTCATCTTTTACCGCGAGAATAAGGGAGTTTTTACAAAAGTGCTTCCAAGATATATGCAGTATAGAGCAGTGGGCAAAGTGGTCGAGAGAGCGGTGAGCTATGCGAAAGGAGAGATCAAGAGGAATAAAGGATTGATATGGCACTGGCAGGGGAGCGGAAAAACCTTAACTATGATATTCTCCGCTTACAAGATTAAGCGCCTTTTAGGGAACCCCACGATTTTCTTTGTTGTTGATAGGCGAGAGCTTGAGGAGCAGCTTGCTGGAGAGCTTAAAGCCGTCGGGCTTAGCTTTGAAGTCATAAGCTCTATAAAAGGTCTCAAAGAGGTTCTGATGCACTCGGATGGGAAGAGGGGCATTTTCATAACACTAATCCATAAGTTCAGAGAAGAAGAGCTAAGGGAGGTTAAAGAGGCCCTTGAAAAGGTGAGCAAAAGGAGAAAAACAATAATGAACCGCAGGGATGTTATAGCTTTCATTGATGAGGGCCATAGAACCCAGTACGGGGAATTAGCCTCTACAATGCGCACCATTCTTAAAAACGCCTCATTTTTTGCCTTTACGGGAACTCCAATATCAAAGAAGGAAAGGGACACCTATGCAACTTTTGGCTACGATGATGAGCCCTACCTGGACAGGTACTTCATAATAGACTCCATTGCCGATGGTTTCACTGTTAAAATAGCATATCAAGCAAGGCTCGAAGAGAGGGTCCACTTAAAAAAGGATTACTTGGAGGCGTTCCTCTCGTCTAAGCTCGAAGAAATTCCGGAAGAGTATCGTGGGAGGGTCAAAGAAGAGCTTAGAAAGAAGTTGGACATGATAAAATTGCTCCTAAAGAATCCGAAAAGGATTGATGTAATAGCTGAGGACATCGCGAGGCATTATCAGGAGAATGTTAATCCATTTAAGGCCATGGTGGTTGCGGTCGATAGGGAAGCTTGTGTTCTCTACAAGAGAGCTCTCGACAATATTCTTCCTAAAGAGTACAGCGAAGTGGTGATGACATTCAACCAAAACGATCCCGAGATAGTGGAAAAGTACCACGATGAACTCAAAGAGAGGTTTCAAAATAAGAGCGACGAAGAGATAAGAGAAGAGATAGTCACGGCGTTTAAGAATAAGGAGCATCCAAAGATACTAATCGTGACGGAGATGCTTTTAACTGGTTTTGATGCTCCCATACTGCAAACTATGTACTTGGACAAACCTTTAAAGGAGCACCGCCTCCTCCAGGCAATAGCAAGGACAAACAGGCCGTTCTTTAAGAATGGGGAGAACATCAAAGCTTTTGGTCTCATCGTTGATTACGTTGGAGTCTTTAAAGATCTTAAGAAGGCATTGGAAATCTATGATGAGAGAGATATAAAGGGCGTTGCCTACGACGTTGATAAAATTAAGAAGGAGCTTAGAAGCAAGATAAATGAAGCCATGAAGTTCTTTGAGGGAGTTGTGGTAAGTGATGACAGGGAGGTAATAATGGAGGCTGTAAAGCTTCTTTTCCAAAACAACACGTGGGAGGAATTCCAAAAGCTATACAAGGAGATCAGGTATTATTACAAACTCCTAAAGGAGGATAGGTGGGAGTTTAGGGATACCTTTTCATGGCTCACGGAGGTTTACTATGCCTATAATTCAAAGATTAATGGTCTCGATCCGGAGATTGAGCAAAAAATGGACGAGTTCCTCAGCGAAGCCCTCAAGTTCATTCATGAGACGGTAGATGTGGGAAGGATTAAGAGCGAATTCCCAATAATAGAGCTCGATGAAGAGTTTCTGAAAAAGGTAATGAAAAAGACCCACAAAGAAAGGGCCTTTTACGATCTGCTCTTTGCAGTTAGGCACTACATAAACACGCACAAAGGCCCAATTACGGAAGACTTAGTTGAGCAGGTGGAGAGCATTATAGACAGATGGAAGAAGAGAAAAGAAGACATAGAGCGGCTTTATGAAGAAATACTTGGTGTAGCTCAAACAATCCAGGAAAGGGAGAAGGAAAGAAAGGCACTCAATTTGAGTGAGCTTGAGTACTCCCTTGTAACTGTGCTAAAGCGCCACGTTAGGAGCGACACCCAAAAACTGATTGGAGATATTAAAGACCTTCTCAAGGAAACTGAAAGATTTAGGTTCTCTCGGTGGCAGGAAAAAGCTGATGTAGTAAGTGATGTCTCTAGGGCAACCATGCTTTTCCTAGTTCGCAGATACCAGGGGAGAATAGACAACATCATAAAGGCAAGGGATGAGGTTCTTGAGGTGTTGAAGCGTTGGAGCTAA
- a CDS encoding metal-dependent hydrolase, with translation MVEIRFLGHAAFEIKGKEKTILIDPFLTGNPSAAAKPEEFEKVDLILITHAHGDHLGDAVAIAQKTGAKIVAMYDIANYLVEGNAGITTIGMNYGPTEVDGVKIVQVPAWHSSSNGKYEIGTACGFIVELDGVNIYHAGDTYVFKDMELFAELYGIDVALLPIGGHFTMGPREAAKAVELLKPKYVVPMHYNTFPPIAKDPEEFKDLVGGKAQVVILKPGESFEL, from the coding sequence ATGGTGGAGATTAGGTTTTTGGGACATGCGGCCTTTGAGATTAAAGGAAAAGAGAAGACCATTTTGATTGATCCCTTCTTGACAGGGAACCCGAGCGCCGCAGCAAAGCCTGAAGAATTTGAAAAAGTGGATTTAATACTAATTACACACGCACACGGCGACCATCTCGGTGATGCTGTTGCAATTGCCCAAAAGACAGGCGCTAAAATTGTGGCCATGTACGACATAGCAAACTATCTTGTGGAGGGCAATGCGGGTATAACAACGATTGGCATGAACTACGGCCCAACTGAAGTGGATGGCGTTAAAATCGTTCAGGTGCCGGCATGGCACTCAAGCAGCAACGGTAAGTATGAGATAGGAACAGCCTGCGGGTTCATAGTGGAGCTCGATGGCGTTAATATTTATCACGCTGGAGATACTTACGTTTTCAAGGATATGGAGCTCTTCGCTGAGCTTTATGGAATAGATGTTGCTCTGTTACCAATAGGTGGGCACTTCACGATGGGGCCGAGAGAAGCGGCTAAAGCTGTGGAACTGCTCAAACCAAAGTACGTTGTTCCAATGCACTACAATACGTTCCCCCCAATAGCTAAAGACCCGGAGGAGTTTAAGGATCTCGTAGGTGGAAAAGCTCAAGTGGTCATCCTCAAGCCGGGAGAGAGCTTCGAGCTTTGA
- a CDS encoding M48 family metallopeptidase has protein sequence MELNYEVVVRNVKNPRIEINAKGNVKVIVPPSQDPEDIIKKKRAWIESKLNELEQIKKQFGPLSSKFLFNGDFYSLIQGEDFFVNPKFKVVSLPYGDFKVLKKWLKDRLREELDFKVRLFASIMDVKYRKVYIRFQKTKWASCSKKGNLSFNLALMALPEGLRDYVIIHELAHLRAPKHGDKFWGLVKTYYPDYAEAKKKLRFFWLLLEWNEVWQNLREVKV, from the coding sequence TTGGAGCTAAATTATGAAGTGGTTGTCAGAAATGTGAAGAATCCCAGGATAGAAATAAATGCCAAAGGTAATGTTAAAGTAATAGTCCCACCAAGCCAAGACCCAGAAGATATTATAAAGAAAAAAAGGGCTTGGATAGAGAGCAAGCTCAATGAACTTGAACAAATTAAAAAGCAGTTCGGCCCGCTCTCGAGCAAGTTTCTTTTTAACGGCGACTTTTACTCCTTAATCCAAGGTGAGGATTTCTTTGTTAATCCTAAATTTAAAGTAGTCTCCCTGCCCTACGGTGACTTTAAAGTGTTGAAGAAGTGGCTTAAAGATAGACTTAGGGAAGAGCTTGACTTTAAAGTCCGTCTCTTTGCTTCTATCATGGATGTTAAGTACCGTAAAGTGTACATCAGGTTCCAGAAGACAAAATGGGCAAGCTGCTCTAAAAAAGGGAATTTGAGCTTTAACTTAGCATTAATGGCGCTCCCCGAAGGGTTAAGGGATTACGTGATAATCCATGAACTCGCCCATTTGAGGGCACCGAAACATGGAGACAAGTTTTGGGGGCTTGTAAAGACTTACTATCCCGATTATGCCGAAGCTAAAAAGAAGCTAAGGTTTTTTTGGCTCCTCCTAGAGTGGAATGAGGTATGGCAAAATTTGAGAGAAGTTAAGGTTTAA
- a CDS encoding EVE domain-containing protein translates to MAYWLCITNRDNWEVVKKKNVWGVPKRHKNTIAKVKPGDKLLIYVKQERKDKQILEPKIVGIYEVVSEVYSDSTKIFKSPPHSNETYPLRVKIKPIKLGEVEFKPLIPKLKFITNKKRWSGHLMGKAMREIPEEDYKLIESLF, encoded by the coding sequence ATGGCCTACTGGCTCTGCATAACTAATAGAGACAATTGGGAAGTTGTCAAGAAGAAGAATGTTTGGGGCGTGCCAAAGAGGCACAAGAACACAATAGCAAAAGTAAAGCCCGGTGATAAGCTCCTCATCTACGTCAAGCAGGAGCGCAAAGACAAACAAATCTTAGAACCAAAAATCGTTGGGATTTATGAAGTTGTGAGCGAGGTTTACAGTGACTCCACAAAAATCTTCAAGTCTCCACCTCACTCAAACGAGACTTATCCATTAAGAGTCAAAATCAAGCCCATAAAGCTTGGCGAAGTTGAGTTTAAGCCTTTGATTCCAAAATTAAAATTCATCACAAACAAGAAGCGTTGGAGCGGCCATTTGATGGGTAAAGCCATGAGAGAAATTCCAGAAGAGGACTACAAACTGATTGAAAGTCTGTTTTAA
- a CDS encoding glycerate kinase type-2 family protein gives MKINESDLLSCGDINAKKAALEIAKAAIESADPYKAVKRSLKFDGDKLVVEGKKFHLKGDVYVLAFGKASCAMAKAVEDVLGERIKEGVAITKYGYASPFGDGYTSPFGDGYAAPLKKIEVIEAGHPIPDENSLKGALKGVELAKKVDEGDLLIVLISGGGSALFTLPEDGISLEDKIKTNELLLKSGARIYEINTVRKHISKVKGGKLAKSIRGTLVSLILSDVVGDPLEAIASGPTVKDPTTFRDAQRILKLYNVWEKLPESVRSHIREGLKGEREETLKEELPRVHNFIIGSVSIACEAAKRKAEELGFNAYILTTTLEGEAREVALAFGSILEEIYHKNRPFKRPCVLIAGGETTVTIEGEAGKGGPNQEFALSIARKIKGLRGVAFLAMDTDGTDGPTDAAGGLVDSYTLELFEREGVDVEAYLKAHNAYEALKKGKALLITGPTGTNVNSIVIGVVF, from the coding sequence ATGAAAATTAATGAGAGCGACCTTTTGAGCTGTGGGGATATCAATGCTAAAAAAGCTGCTCTTGAGATTGCAAAAGCTGCTATCGAGAGTGCAGACCCCTATAAAGCCGTTAAGCGCTCCCTAAAGTTCGATGGGGATAAGCTTGTGGTTGAGGGAAAAAAGTTCCACCTCAAGGGGGATGTTTACGTTTTAGCGTTTGGAAAGGCTTCCTGTGCAATGGCAAAAGCCGTTGAGGACGTTTTAGGTGAGAGAATCAAAGAGGGGGTGGCCATTACAAAATACGGCTACGCCTCCCCATTCGGGGACGGTTATACCTCTCCATTCGGAGACGGCTACGCCGCTCCACTAAAGAAAATCGAGGTCATCGAAGCTGGCCACCCAATTCCAGATGAGAACTCTTTAAAAGGGGCTTTGAAAGGAGTGGAACTGGCTAAAAAAGTGGATGAAGGGGATTTGCTCATTGTGCTCATTTCTGGCGGGGGTTCCGCTCTCTTCACACTCCCTGAGGATGGGATAAGCTTGGAGGACAAGATAAAGACGAATGAGCTTTTGCTGAAGAGCGGCGCCAGGATTTATGAGATAAACACCGTTAGAAAGCACATCTCAAAGGTTAAAGGTGGCAAATTGGCAAAGAGCATTAGGGGAACGTTGGTAAGCTTAATCCTCTCAGATGTTGTGGGCGATCCATTGGAGGCCATCGCCTCGGGCCCGACTGTAAAAGACCCCACCACTTTTAGAGACGCTCAGAGGATTTTGAAGCTCTACAACGTCTGGGAAAAGCTCCCTGAGAGTGTTAGGTCACATATAAGAGAGGGTCTCAAAGGTGAAAGGGAGGAGACACTTAAAGAGGAACTACCAAGGGTGCACAACTTCATCATAGGGAGCGTTTCCATAGCTTGCGAAGCAGCGAAGCGGAAAGCGGAAGAGTTAGGATTTAACGCTTATATTTTAACGACGACGCTTGAAGGAGAAGCTCGAGAGGTTGCTCTGGCCTTCGGCTCCATCCTGGAGGAAATCTACCACAAAAACAGGCCGTTCAAAAGACCATGCGTTTTGATAGCCGGAGGTGAAACTACCGTTACAATAGAGGGCGAAGCTGGAAAAGGCGGGCCAAATCAGGAGTTTGCGCTAAGCATTGCTCGCAAAATTAAAGGTTTGAGGGGAGTGGCATTTTTAGCTATGGATACTGACGGCACGGACGGACCAACGGATGCCGCTGGTGGATTGGTTGATTCTTACACATTAGAGCTTTTTGAGAGGGAAGGGGTTGATGTTGAAGCATATCTAAAGGCCCACAACGCCTACGAGGCCCTCAAAAAGGGAAAAGCTCTCTTAATCACGGGACCAACGGGCACGAACGTTAATTCGATTGTTATTGGGGTTGTGTTTTAG
- a CDS encoding DUF7128 family protein yields MAVLKAIKVKDRDGETFFKCPRCGMLFRKSKDYVKHVNKSHGHLFK; encoded by the coding sequence ATGGCGGTGTTGAAGGCTATTAAAGTTAAAGATAGAGACGGAGAAACCTTCTTTAAGTGCCCAAGGTGCGGCATGCTCTTTAGAAAGAGCAAAGATTATGTAAAGCACGTTAACAAGTCCCACGGTCACCTCTTCAAGTGA
- a CDS encoding N-6 DNA methylase, giving the protein MDRKLTDYINAKNGLTREELERVLKKAADLIRTRVDYKYILLLLFLKRLSDEWEKEFEEYVKKLMKEGLDRKTAEQIALQDKKSYTISYPHEYLWRDLREKDVEKLPQTLSEALKKLAELNPNLRGVVDRFDFMEFMLHKDNAEIFKQLFELFSGLDLKNASPDVLGDAYEWILRYFAPQKAKEGEVYTPREVIKLLVEILDPRPGEEVYDPALGSGGMLITSHIHVKEKFGESEAKRLFLYGQEVNPTTYALAEMNMMIHGIKDAKLAVGDTLLRPAFKEGNTFKRFDVVIANPPWNQDGYGEETLKKAEFREKRFEYGSPPNNSADWAWIQHMLASAKDEGRVGIVIDNGALFRGGAEKRIRSKIVKEDLLECVILLPEKLFYNTGAPGAIMVFNKAKPKERKGKVLFINASLEYEKHPEIRKLNRLGEEHIEKIVEAYNEFKDGDGFSKVVSIDEIKENDYNLNVTLYVFPMEKEEEIDVKAEWEELRGINEELRSVDERIEGYLRELGY; this is encoded by the coding sequence ATGGATAGGAAGCTTACCGATTACATTAATGCCAAGAATGGTCTTACAAGAGAAGAACTTGAGAGGGTTTTGAAAAAGGCCGCGGATTTAATAAGAACTCGTGTCGATTATAAGTATATTCTTCTTCTGCTCTTCTTAAAGCGTCTGAGCGACGAATGGGAGAAGGAATTTGAGGAATATGTTAAAAAGCTGATGAAGGAAGGCCTCGATAGAAAAACGGCTGAACAAATTGCCCTTCAAGACAAAAAATCTTACACGATAAGCTACCCCCACGAGTATCTTTGGAGAGACTTAAGGGAGAAAGATGTTGAAAAGCTTCCCCAAACTCTGTCAGAGGCTTTAAAGAAACTTGCAGAGCTCAACCCAAATCTAAGGGGTGTTGTGGATAGGTTTGACTTCATGGAGTTCATGCTCCACAAAGACAACGCCGAGATTTTCAAGCAGCTCTTTGAGCTCTTCAGCGGCCTTGATTTGAAGAACGCTTCTCCAGACGTTTTGGGTGATGCTTACGAATGGATTTTAAGATATTTTGCCCCGCAGAAGGCCAAAGAAGGGGAGGTATATACACCGAGAGAGGTCATCAAGCTTTTAGTTGAGATACTTGATCCAAGGCCGGGAGAAGAGGTTTACGATCCTGCTTTAGGCTCCGGTGGTATGCTAATCACAAGCCACATCCATGTTAAAGAGAAGTTTGGGGAAAGCGAAGCCAAAAGGCTCTTCCTTTACGGCCAAGAGGTGAACCCAACGACCTACGCATTGGCCGAGATGAACATGATGATTCACGGAATCAAGGATGCCAAACTTGCTGTTGGGGATACTCTCTTAAGGCCGGCCTTTAAGGAAGGAAACACCTTCAAGCGCTTCGATGTTGTTATTGCCAATCCCCCGTGGAACCAAGACGGCTACGGCGAGGAGACGCTAAAGAAGGCCGAATTTAGGGAGAAGCGCTTTGAGTATGGCTCCCCACCCAACAATTCAGCGGATTGGGCATGGATTCAGCACATGCTCGCAAGTGCCAAGGATGAAGGAAGAGTCGGTATTGTAATAGACAACGGCGCTCTATTTAGAGGAGGAGCAGAGAAGAGAATAAGGTCAAAGATTGTGAAGGAGGATTTGCTTGAGTGTGTGATTTTGCTTCCTGAAAAGCTATTCTACAACACTGGAGCGCCGGGAGCAATCATGGTGTTCAACAAGGCAAAGCCAAAGGAAAGAAAAGGCAAAGTTTTGTTCATAAATGCTTCCCTTGAGTACGAGAAGCATCCCGAAATTAGGAAGCTGAACCGCTTGGGAGAGGAGCATATCGAGAAGATAGTGGAGGCTTACAATGAGTTTAAAGATGGAGATGGCTTTTCTAAGGTGGTAAGCATAGACGAGATAAAAGAAAACGACTACAACCTCAACGTCACTCTTTACGTCTTCCCAATGGAGAAAGAGGAGGAGATTGACGTTAAAGCCGAGTGGGAGGAGCTGAGGGGGATTAATGAGGAGCTAAGGTCTGTGGATGAGAGGATTGAGGGGTATTTAAGGGAGTTGGGGTATTAG
- a CDS encoding cell wall-binding repeat-containing protein, whose translation MLDRKVLFILGILLASLVPLSAVSAQNDKNVYYDIIIVRNDNLIDYIVALPYAAAFDIPILPVNPTQLDEQTKAQLYSYAQLGWKEILIVGNTNAVSAEVENELMRMGFNVKRVGGEYRTDTAERLATHFYSHSDIVFLASSSDYGSALVAAKFAMEYKAPLLLTLDNDLSEPAENALKELGVTQVVMVGAGLSSNIQEKLEAEGYTVFWYAKYLDTLPRKPKEEAPESPYKYLIMGAVLALVLSLPVVVYYGKKRWSANVVPVEVLTEKERIVIEAILKAGGTVKQEDLPEMTNYSRPTVSRIIQELEKKQLISREKVGKTFIVKLIKEIRL comes from the coding sequence ATGTTGGATAGGAAAGTGCTTTTTATACTTGGCATACTGCTGGCTTCACTGGTTCCCCTCTCTGCGGTGAGTGCCCAGAATGATAAGAATGTCTATTACGATATTATCATAGTGAGGAATGATAATCTCATTGATTATATTGTTGCTCTGCCCTATGCTGCGGCATTTGACATACCAATCCTCCCTGTAAACCCAACGCAACTTGATGAGCAAACGAAAGCCCAGCTCTACTCTTATGCCCAATTGGGATGGAAGGAGATCCTAATCGTGGGAAATACAAATGCTGTTAGTGCAGAGGTTGAAAATGAACTTATGCGGATGGGGTTCAACGTTAAGAGGGTTGGTGGAGAATATAGAACCGACACAGCTGAGAGGTTAGCTACTCACTTTTACTCCCATTCAGACATCGTGTTTTTAGCGAGTTCAAGTGATTATGGTTCCGCTTTGGTGGCGGCGAAGTTTGCGATGGAGTATAAAGCTCCGCTATTACTAACGCTCGACAACGACTTATCCGAACCTGCTGAAAATGCCCTCAAGGAGTTGGGGGTAACTCAGGTTGTAATGGTTGGAGCGGGGCTTTCATCAAACATACAAGAAAAACTTGAAGCAGAAGGATACACTGTTTTCTGGTACGCTAAGTATTTGGATACCCTTCCTAGGAAGCCTAAAGAGGAAGCGCCTGAATCTCCGTACAAATACTTAATAATGGGTGCAGTTCTTGCATTAGTCCTTTCACTCCCTGTTGTAGTGTACTATGGTAAAAAGAGATGGAGCGCTAACGTAGTTCCTGTGGAAGTGCTCACAGAGAAAGAGCGTATAGTCATAGAGGCTATACTAAAAGCTGGTGGCACTGTAAAGCAGGAGGACTTGCCTGAGATGACCAACTATTCAAGACCTACAGTGAGCAGAATAATCCAAGAGCTTGAGAAAAAGCAGCTCATATCGAGGGAAAAAGTAGGAAAGACGTTCATAGTGAAGCTAATAAAGGAGATTCGTCTCTGA
- a CDS encoding restriction endonuclease subunit S — MMSETKFKKTPIGEIPEDWEVVKLGKIIGYIKGKKPKIVAKEPKDGWLPYLSTEYLRNNNPTQFVKITGNEIIVEDGNILLLWDGSNAGEFFLAKKGVLSSTMVKIFLKKDVYDSLFLFYLLKHREPFLKGQTKGTGIPHVDKNVLNALLLPLPPLPEQKKIVEILRTVDEAIEKTDLAIEKTERLKKGLMQRLLTKGIKHERFKKTELGEIPEEWKVVRVREVLELLTDYEANGSFSKLKENVRVYDTPNYAWYVRATDLEHKQYPPDGDVRYVDKESYEFLRKTKLFGRELLMVKRGEVGKVYIMPHVKMPATLGPNLYLLKLKNELVDNVFLYYYFTSPFGKRELKRRNAPTTLGALYKEDVKNFRIPLPPLEEQKKIAEILMTVDKKLELLRKRKEKLERIKKGFMKDLLTGRRVSVTTEKHK, encoded by the coding sequence ATGATGAGTGAAACTAAGTTCAAAAAAACCCCAATCGGCGAGATTCCAGAGGATTGGGAAGTTGTGAAGTTAGGAAAGATAATCGGTTATATAAAAGGCAAAAAACCAAAAATCGTCGCAAAAGAGCCTAAAGATGGATGGTTGCCATATCTCTCGACAGAATATTTACGGAACAACAATCCAACTCAATTTGTAAAGATAACTGGGAATGAAATTATAGTCGAAGATGGGAATATCCTTCTTTTATGGGATGGCTCTAATGCTGGCGAGTTCTTTTTAGCAAAGAAGGGTGTATTGTCGTCAACTATGGTAAAAATATTCTTGAAAAAAGATGTTTATGATTCGCTGTTCCTATTTTATCTTTTAAAACATAGGGAACCTTTCTTAAAAGGTCAAACAAAAGGCACTGGGATACCCCACGTGGATAAAAATGTTCTTAATGCTTTGCTTCTTCCCCTCCCACCTCTCCCCGAACAAAAGAAAATCGTCGAGATTTTGAGAACTGTTGATGAAGCGATTGAAAAAACAGACTTAGCAATCGAAAAGACGGAGCGCTTAAAGAAGGGCTTGATGCAGAGGCTTTTGACCAAAGGAATCAAGCACGAGCGGTTCAAGAAGACCGAGCTAGGGGAGATTCCTGAGGAGTGGAAGGTTGTAAGAGTTAGAGAGGTTTTAGAACTATTAACAGACTATGAGGCCAATGGTAGTTTTTCTAAATTAAAAGAAAACGTAAGAGTATATGACACACCAAATTATGCATGGTATGTAAGAGCTACAGACTTAGAACATAAGCAATATCCTCCCGATGGTGATGTAAGGTACGTGGATAAAGAAAGCTATGAATTTCTTAGAAAGACAAAATTATTTGGTAGAGAGTTGTTAATGGTAAAACGAGGAGAAGTCGGGAAGGTTTACATTATGCCTCATGTTAAAATGCCTGCAACATTAGGCCCTAATTTATATCTGTTAAAACTAAAAAATGAACTTGTGGATAATGTGTTTCTGTATTACTATTTTACATCTCCTTTTGGAAAAAGAGAGCTTAAACGTAGAAATGCTCCAACAACTTTGGGAGCTCTTTACAAAGAAGATGTCAAAAACTTTAGAATTCCTCTCCCACCCCTCGAAGAGCAAAAGAAAATCGCTGAAATCCTTATGACCGTTGATAAAAAGCTCGAACTCCTGAGAAAGCGCAAGGAAAAGCTTGAGAGGATTAAGAAGGGCTTTATGAAGGATTTGCTGACGGGGAGGAGGGTATCTGTTACAACCGAAAAGCATAAATAA
- the taw3 gene encoding tRNA(Phe) 7-((3-amino-3-carboxypropyl)-4-demethylwyosine(37)-N(4))-methyltransferase Taw3 yields the protein MRAKREALVSLFTALKERKVDADIIDLLMLINSIKGIYTTSSCSGRIGILEEPYLGSKPLSRWLLKKHAPIMFEEAKESLKNAERGMISLKSQPPIFHIVAEDLRLAKKVHELGLASGFKYTTFKALKGSRVLVEINGTEYLTAPLGKDGRILATDEHLAFSVEMGNQMLIRAKSRIPRLWENFEKLKANLGEDNLFYEVKSKLE from the coding sequence GTGAGAGCAAAGAGAGAAGCGCTCGTGAGCTTGTTCACCGCACTGAAGGAGAGAAAAGTAGATGCAGATATAATAGACCTCCTCATGCTCATAAACTCCATCAAAGGTATCTATACAACCTCATCATGCTCCGGAAGGATAGGCATCTTAGAGGAGCCGTACCTAGGCTCAAAGCCCCTAAGCAGATGGCTCTTAAAAAAGCACGCCCCAATTATGTTTGAAGAAGCAAAGGAAAGCCTAAAAAATGCTGAGAGGGGCATGATATCCCTAAAGTCCCAGCCTCCGATATTTCACATCGTAGCGGAAGACTTGAGACTAGCAAAGAAAGTCCACGAGCTTGGTCTAGCGTCAGGCTTTAAGTACACGACTTTCAAGGCTTTAAAAGGAAGCAGGGTTCTGGTTGAGATAAACGGAACGGAGTATCTAACCGCCCCTCTGGGAAAGGATGGGAGGATTTTAGCAACGGATGAGCACTTAGCTTTCAGTGTTGAGATGGGAAATCAAATGCTTATTCGGGCAAAATCTAGGATTCCTAGGCTCTGGGAGAACTTTGAAAAGCTGAAGGCCAATTTGGGGGAAGACAATCTCTTTTACGAAGTTAAATCAAAGCTCGAGTAA